A single Corvus hawaiiensis isolate bCorHaw1 chromosome 26, bCorHaw1.pri.cur, whole genome shotgun sequence DNA region contains:
- the ATAD2 gene encoding ATPase family AAA domain-containing protein 2 isoform X3, whose translation MLGSAKFSSGNIECFNGHCLRSMRKNMAPCSDSSFDKSMEILSENVNRHFSRQLAKPKSGPKKDYKEVSRTLKTRADAKAAEQAHEENGDLEVRRSCRLRQSRYTTTNDSVLFDKLITNTAEAVLQKMDDMEKMRRRRRMGDLEEFHDTEEESLDMERTDEEIADNQGGSSEESEAKEDDGEDTRKRYSFRQRKTVERYQAPLQKPRQRKMYFADRSSPVRQRDSCKGTNRRRHTVPSSDSSSSSDDEEDFERQRKNRNLRRSLPVNFRKSDLKGVHKDRMKIGASLADVDPVQIDCSVRFDGVGGLSDHISALKEMVVFPLLYPEVFERFKIQPPRGCLFYGPPGTGKTLVARALANECSQGDRRVAFFMRKGADCLSKWVGESERQLRLLFDQAYQMRPSIIFFDEIDGLAPVRSSKQDQVHSSVVSTLLALMDGLDSRGEVVVIGATNRLDSIDPALRRPGRFDREFLFSLPNKEARKEIFKIHTRDWTLKPLDKFLEELAEKCVGYCGADIKALCAEAALCALRRRYPQIYERSEKLQLDIASIKITAKDFVMAMQKTVPASQRAVASPGRALSPILKPLLENTLERILQALQRVFPHAELALKKDQQQGNDVIDSEEESPSIFEEKPTHKMPDREKAEFLTLNRNPRCQPTSFRPRFLLVEDPGCGQAFHLAPAVIHALEKFPVYTLDLPALFVSTTSPEETCAQLMREAQRTAPSIIYVPQIPLWWETVGPTVKAVFTTLLQNIPTFAPVLLLATTDVKHGDLPEEIKALFNKDHEEVFKIQWPTCAERRSFFEDLVMKQAAEPPASKNNSVRRPLEVLPVAPPPKPRQLTEEEIRQLEEQEEDTLRELRIYLRDVTHRLVIDRRFRAFTKPVDPEEVPDYNAVIKQPMDLSTVLSKIDTHQYPTARDFLQDIDLICSNALEYNPVKDPGDRLLRHRACALRDTAYSIVREEMDEDFEQRCQEIKQSRKQRGSDCASSYFCVLPKEDSVPGCTKTDPKCNENLKMPAGPVDASTPCSKGKSKRKRRKNRASSSIAAKKRNVQFNKENKIPEDENEVESNEESNTDCAEFAASQDAPIEEHENVLQERQKNGTENERERVLLVGKSPGKKREHSDLREQSEMPDCQKAGTSEDGGSNDLWVHRMTRARSSQVEEKQLGCGGKAMKIGTQRVFVDYCELKQVLHSIAVVTENVSIFRMEKLYAVLSQCIYQHREDGDKNELVKAMKKEITAFSYP comes from the exons ATGCTGGGTTCTGCT AAATTTTCCTCTGGCAACATTGAATGTTTCAATGGACACTGTTTAAGATCGATGAGAAAAAACATGGCGCCCTGTTCAGACTCTAGCTTTGACAAAAGCATGGAAATACTAAGTGAAAATGTCAATCGACACTTTTCAAG GCAGTTGGCAAAGCCAAAATCAGGCCCAAAAAAAGACTATAAAGAGG TGTCCAGAACACTGAAGACCAGAGCTGATGCAAAAGCTGCTGAGCAAGCCCATGaagaaaatggggatttggagGTTCGCCGCAGCTGCAGGCTTCGACAAAGCCGTTACACCACTACAAATGACTCTGTTTTGTTTGACAAACTTATAACAAA TACTGCAGAAGCAGTCTTGCAAAAAATGGATGACATGGAGAAGATGCGTAGACGGCGGAGGATGGGAGACCTGGAGGAGTTCCACGACACAGAAGAA gaaAGCCTCGATATGGAAAGGACTGACGAAGAAATAGCTGATAATCAAG GGGGTTCCTCAGAAGAAAGTGAAGCCAAAGAAGACGATGGTGAAGACACTCGAAAGCGTTACTCCTTTCGGCAGAGGAAAACTGTTGAGCGTTATCAAGCTCCATTGCAAA AACCAAGACAAcgtaaaatgtattttgctgaCAGGTCTTCGCCCGTCAGACAGAGAGATTCATGCAAGGGAACTAACAG ACGGAGACACACAGTCCCCAGCAGTGATTCCTCTTCCTCATCTGATGATGAAGAGGATTTtgagaggcagaggaagaacagaaatttaAGAAG GTCTCTTCCTGTCAACTTTCGGAAAAGTGATTTAAAGGGAGTTCACAAGGACCGCATGAAAATTGGAGCGAGTCTGGCTGATGTTGATCCAGTGCAAATAGATTGTTCA GTACGATTTGATGGCGTGGGTGGTCTTTCTGACCACATTTCAGCTTTAAAAGAGATGGTGGTTTTTCCATTGCTTTATCCAGAAGTCTTTGAGAGGTTCAAAATTCAACCTCCAAG agGCTGTCTATTCTATGGCCCACCAGGGACTGGAAAGACATTGGTTGCTCGTGCACTTGCTAATGAATGTAGCCAAGGTGACAGGAGAGTAGCCTTTTTTATGAGAAAAGGTGCTGACTGCCTCAGTAAATGGGTCGGGGAATCTGAACGACAGCTTCGTTTGTTATTTGATCAG GCCTACCAGATGCGAccttcaattattttctttgatgAGATCGATGGTCTTGCTCCTGTACGGTCCAGTAAACAAGACCAGGTTCATAG CTCTGTTGTATCCACACTTCTGGCACTTATGGATGGCTTAGACAGCAGAGGAGAGGTTGTGGTAATTGGAGCCACCAACAGGCTGGATTCTATAGATCCTGCTTTACGAAGACCAGGACGCTTTGATCGAGAATTCCTCTTCAGCTTGCCAAACAAAGAG gcgagaaaagagattttcaaaATCCACACACGAGACTGGACCCTGAAGCCATTGGACAAGTTTCTTGAAGAGCTGGCTGAGAAATGTGTTG GATACTGTGGTGCTGATATTAAAGCCTTATGTGCTGAAGCTGCTCTCTGCGCTTTGCGCCGCCGCTATCCTCAGATATATGAAAGGAGTGAGAAACTGCAGTTGGACATTGCTTCaattaaaataacagcaaagGATTTTGTCATGGCCATGCAGAAGACTGTTCCAGCTTCCCAGAGGGCTGTGGCTTCACCTGGACGAGCGCTATCACCTATTTTAAAACCACTGTTAGAAAATACTCTGGAAAGAATTTTACAAGCCTTGCAGAGAGTATTTCCCCACGCAGAGCTTGCACTGAAGAAGGACCAACAGCAAG GAAATGATGTGATTGACAGTGAAGAGGAATCACCATCAATCTTTGAAGAGAAGCCAACTCATAAAATGCCTGATCGTGAAAAGGCAGAATTCCTCACTTTAAACAG AAATCCTCGTTGCCAGCCAACATCTTTCAGGCCACGGTTCTTATTAGTTGAAGATCCAGGGTGTGGGCAGGCTTTTCATCTGGCACCTGCAGTAATCCATGCCCTGGAGAAGTTTCCCGTTTATACACTAGACCTGCCTGCTTTATTTGTTAGTACCACATCCCCAGAAGAAACATGTGCACAG TTGATGCGAGAAGCTCAAAGAACAGCACCAAGTATCATTTATGTCCCACAAATCCCTTTGTGGTGGGAGACTGTTGGACCTACAGTGAAAGCTGTTTTTACAACACTACTGCAGAACATTCCAACGTTTGCTCCAGTTCTGCTCCTTGCAACAACTGATGTGAAACATGGAGATCTCCCAGAAGAG ATAAAAGCTTTGTTTAATAAGGATCATGAAGAAGTTTTCAAAATCCAGTGGCCTACCTGTGCTGAAAGAAGAAGTTTTTTTGAGGACTTAGTTATGAAGCAAGCTGCTGAACCTCCTGCATCAAAAAACAACTCAG TTCGGCGGCCATTGGAAGTTCTGCCTGTAGCACCACCACCTAAGCCCCGACAGCtgacagaggaagaaataagacagctggaggagcaggaagaggataCATTGCGTGAACTGAGGATTTATTTAAGGGATGTGACTCACAGACTTGTCATTGACAGACGTTTCAGGGCATTCACAAAGCCTGTTGACCCAGAGGAG GTACCTGATTACAATGCTGTTATTAAACAACCCATGGACCTCTCCACAGTTCTCTCCAAGATTGACACGCACCAGTACCCAACTGCAAGAGACTTTCTTCAAGATATTGATCTCATCTGTAGCAATGCTTTAGAGTACAACCCAGTTAAAGATCCTGGAG ATCGTCTCCTTAGGCACAGAGCCTGTGCTTTGAGAGATACTGCCTATTCCATAGTGAGGGAGGAAATGGATGAAGATTTTGAACAACGCTGTCAAGAAATCAAACAATCTCGTAAGCAAAGAG GTTCAGACTGCGCTTCCTCTTACTTCTGTGTATTGCCAAAGGAGGACTCTGTTCCTGGGTGTACGAAAACAGACCCAAAGTGTAACGAAAACCTGAAGATGCCAGCAGGGCCTGTAGATGCCAGTACCCCCTGTTCTAAGG GTAAGTCAAAAAGAAAACGCAGAAAGAATAGAGCGTCTTCAAGTATTGCAGCAAAGAAGAGGAATGTTCAGttcaataaagaaaataaaattcctgaAGATGAAAATGAAGTAGAGAGTAATGAAGAGTCTAACACAGATTGCGCTGAATTTGCAGCCTCTCAGGATGCTCCTATTGAAGAACATGAAAATGTACTTCAAGAACGACAGAAAAATgggacagaaaatgaaagagagagagTTCTCCTTGTGGGTAAATCTcctggaaaaaagagagaacattCAGACCTTAGAGAGCAGAGTGAGATGCCAGATTGTCAAAAAGCTGGAACTTCTGAAGACGGAGGTTCAAATG ATTTGTGGGTACACCGTATGACTCGTGCGAGATCTTCTCAGGTGGAAGAGAAGCAGCTGGGATGTGGTGGGAAAGCCATGAAAATTGGCACACAGAGAGTGTTTGTGGATTACTGTGAGCTCAAA caagtGTTGCATTCTATTGCCGTGGTAACTGAGAACGTCAGTATATTTCGCATGGAAAAACTATATGCTGTCCTTAGCCAGTGCATTTACCAACATCGGGAAGATGGTGACAAAAACGAATTAGTGAAG gcaatgaaaaaagaaattacagccTTCAGTTATCCATGA